The following are encoded together in the Rhizobium tumorigenes genome:
- a CDS encoding DUF502 domain-containing protein — MAENPEKTTTRLSVAARIRNNFLTGLIICAPIAITLWLTWSVVHWADSWVEPYIPARYDPESYLNFAVPGTGLVMAMIFITIIGFLGKNLIGQSIVQFGESLVRRVPLVRTIYKSLKQIFETVLKEKSNSFKQVGLIEYPSPGLWSLVFVATDAKGEIASKFNAMGMDMVSVFLPPTPVPTAGFLVFVPREKIVILDMSPEDGARLLISGGLVTPDHVDALPTSELHTAYKAKRLARAEKADRLITPE, encoded by the coding sequence ATGGCGGAAAATCCCGAAAAGACGACGACGCGACTGTCTGTCGCGGCACGCATCCGCAACAATTTTCTGACGGGGCTCATCATCTGCGCGCCGATCGCCATTACGTTGTGGCTGACTTGGTCCGTCGTCCACTGGGCTGACAGCTGGGTTGAACCCTACATTCCCGCCCGCTACGACCCCGAAAGCTACCTGAACTTTGCTGTCCCCGGAACCGGGCTCGTCATGGCGATGATCTTCATCACCATCATCGGCTTTCTCGGCAAGAACCTGATCGGCCAGAGCATCGTTCAGTTCGGCGAGTCCCTGGTGCGCCGGGTGCCGCTGGTCCGCACCATCTACAAGAGCCTGAAGCAGATCTTCGAGACGGTGCTGAAGGAGAAGAGCAATTCCTTCAAGCAGGTCGGGCTGATCGAATATCCGAGCCCGGGCCTCTGGTCGCTTGTCTTCGTCGCCACAGATGCCAAGGGCGAGATTGCATCCAAGTTCAACGCAATGGGCATGGACATGGTCAGCGTCTTCCTGCCACCGACGCCAGTTCCGACCGCAGGCTTCCTGGTGTTCGTGCCGCGCGAAAAAATCGTCATTCTCGACATGAGCCCGGAGGACGGAGCGAGGCTGCTCATTTCGGGTGGACTGGTGACGCCGGATCACGTCGATGCTTTGCCCACATCGGAACTCCACACGGCGTACAAGGCAAAGCGCCTAGCCCGCGCGGAGAAAGCGGATCGCCTCATCACGCCGG